A window of the Bacillus andreraoultii genome harbors these coding sequences:
- the nfsA gene encoding oxygen-insensitive NADPH nitroreductase — MNDVIETILAHRSVRKFEDKKLTREQIETIVRCAQAASTSSFVQAYSIIGVTDQAKKEKLAAVAGNQQYVADNGHLFVLCADLHRHDVIREMENADMEESIKSTEKFMVALIDAALAAQNAAIAAESMGLGICYIGGLRNNLDEVSEILQTPKRVIPLFGLVVGYPAKINNQKPRLPISNIYHENVYQQDQTQFQNQLQEYNETIQQYYRERTGGKRSDTWTGQIATSFEKKNRMYMNDFIKKHDLNK; from the coding sequence ATGAATGACGTTATTGAAACAATTCTCGCCCATCGTTCGGTACGAAAATTTGAAGATAAAAAATTAACAAGAGAACAAATTGAAACAATTGTACGCTGTGCACAAGCAGCCTCTACTTCAAGTTTTGTACAAGCATATTCAATCATCGGAGTGACTGACCAAGCGAAAAAGGAAAAGCTTGCGGCAGTTGCTGGGAATCAACAATATGTTGCTGATAATGGCCATCTATTTGTGTTATGTGCAGATCTCCATCGTCATGATGTCATTCGTGAAATGGAAAATGCTGATATGGAGGAATCCATTAAGAGTACAGAAAAGTTCATGGTTGCACTTATTGATGCGGCCTTAGCTGCTCAAAATGCTGCTATTGCTGCAGAATCAATGGGACTCGGAATTTGTTACATAGGGGGATTACGTAATAACTTGGATGAGGTTAGTGAAATTTTACAAACGCCGAAACGAGTGATTCCACTATTTGGTCTTGTTGTAGGCTATCCAGCAAAAATTAATAATCAAAAGCCACGTTTACCGATTTCGAACATCTATCATGAAAATGTGTATCAACAAGATCAAACACAGTTTCAAAATCAATTACAAGAATATAATGAAACGATTCAGCAGTATTATCGAGAACGAACTGGTGGGAAGCGGTCTGATACATGGACAGGCCAAATTGCTACAAGTTTTGAAAAGAAAAACAGAATGTATATGAATGATTTTATTAAGAAGCATGATCTTAATAAATAG
- a CDS encoding YuiB family protein encodes MPFSILHLLISVLLFFILFFGIGFILNMLLRMTWIMALIYPFVVLLIIDNVAFVEYFRNPMEAFHTLGKNLVSLAPADITVLLSGFLGTILSGFTMKTLRQRGYRMF; translated from the coding sequence TTGCCATTTTCAATATTACATCTACTAATTTCCGTTCTTTTATTTTTCATCTTATTTTTTGGCATTGGTTTTATATTAAATATGTTGTTACGAATGACTTGGATTATGGCCCTTATTTATCCATTTGTCGTACTCTTAATTATTGATAATGTCGCATTTGTTGAGTATTTTCGAAATCCAATGGAAGCCTTTCATACGTTAGGAAAAAATCTTGTTTCACTTGCACCAGCGGATATTACTGTTTTACTTAGTGGCTTTTTAGGAACAATTTTATCCGGATTTACAATGAAAACGTTACGACAAAGGGGTTATCGCATGTTCTAA
- a CDS encoding 3D domain-containing protein, whose protein sequence is MVKIKKWSKRIIMTILFTIAILITYQTVSGVKAEGLSEYKNANSKPLNHSLKSINLQYKSLKVAATTGTKISSSEEIKGKIPSLEEAFNWDHEYPRHQVVATGYTAGYESTGKNPSHPSYGITYSGVKVKRDLYSTIAADLSVFPIGTILFIPGYGFGVVADIGGAIKGNKIDLYFETVDDVYNEWGKRVVDVYVVKKGNGKLTASDLTKLNEDKAMQVFRSQYTSSKKE, encoded by the coding sequence ATGGTAAAAATAAAAAAGTGGTCAAAGCGAATCATTATGACCATTCTATTTACAATTGCTATATTAATCACGTATCAAACGGTATCTGGAGTAAAGGCAGAAGGGTTATCTGAATATAAAAATGCCAATAGCAAACCATTGAATCATTCATTAAAATCTATCAACTTACAATATAAATCATTGAAAGTCGCAGCAACTACGGGAACGAAAATTTCTTCAAGTGAGGAGATTAAAGGAAAAATCCCAAGTCTTGAAGAAGCATTTAACTGGGATCATGAATACCCGAGACATCAAGTTGTTGCCACTGGATATACAGCTGGGTATGAATCCACAGGGAAAAACCCAAGCCATCCGTCATATGGGATTACTTATTCTGGTGTGAAAGTAAAACGAGATTTATATTCAACTATAGCTGCTGATTTATCTGTTTTCCCAATAGGCACCATCTTGTTTATCCCGGGATACGGTTTTGGCGTTGTGGCAGATATTGGTGGGGCCATTAAAGGAAATAAAATTGATTTATATTTTGAAACAGTAGATGATGTATATAATGAATGGGGTAAACGTGTTGTTGATGTTTACGTTGTTAAAAAGGGTAACGGCAAGTTAACTGCAAGTGATCTAACTAAATTGAACGAAGATAAGGCAATGCAAGTGTTCCGTAGTCAATACACGTCAAGTAAAAAAGAATAG
- the trmL gene encoding tRNA (uridine(34)/cytosine(34)/5-carboxymethylaminomethyluridine(34)-2'-O)-methyltransferase TrmL: MGIHVVLYQPEIPANTGNIARTCAATDAHLHLIRPLGFSTEDKMLKRAGLDYWPFVKIHYYDSLDEFFEKNQGEFYYIETYGEKAYSDFDYSDHNKDYYFMFGKETTGLPNDLLEKNQDRCLRIPMTTNVRSLNLSNTAAILVYEAMRQQNFYHLKISYSE; the protein is encoded by the coding sequence GTGGGAATACATGTCGTACTATATCAACCCGAAATCCCGGCGAATACAGGTAATATTGCGAGAACTTGTGCTGCAACCGATGCACACTTACATTTAATTCGTCCACTCGGTTTCTCAACTGAGGATAAAATGTTAAAAAGAGCAGGCCTAGACTACTGGCCTTTCGTGAAAATTCATTATTATGATTCTCTTGATGAGTTTTTTGAGAAAAATCAAGGAGAATTCTATTATATCGAAACTTATGGTGAAAAAGCATACTCAGATTTTGATTATAGCGATCATAATAAAGATTACTATTTTATGTTTGGCAAGGAAACGACAGGATTACCGAATGACTTACTAGAAAAAAACCAGGACCGTTGTTTGCGTATTCCGATGACGACAAATGTTCGTTCACTAAACTTATCGAATACAGCTGCGATTTTAGTTTACGAAGCAATGAGACAACAAAACTTTTATCATCTAAAAATAAGTTATAGCGAATAA
- a CDS encoding PrkA family serine protein kinase codes for MGILDKVARYREEEEKLKWEGTFAEYLELVKEKPWIAQSAHSRVYNMIKDAGVEEVDGVKKYNFFSHQLYGLETALERLVEEYFHPAAKRLDVRKRILLLMGPVSGGKSTLVTMLKRGLEQYSRTDRGAVYAIKGCPMHEDPLHLIPPHLREEFYEEYGIRVEGNLSPLNTMRLEQEYGGRIEDVLVERIFFSEDRRVGIGTFSPSDPKSQDIADLTGSIDFSTIAQYGSESDPRAYRFDGELNKANRGMMEFQEMLKCDEKFLWHLLSLTQEGNFKAGRFALISADELIVAHTNETEYRSFISNKKNEALHSRIIVMPIPYNLKVSEEEKIYEKMIRESDVSDVHIAPHTLKIAAMFTILTRLKEPKRGDVDLIKKMRLYDGQNVEGFSQVDVEEMKREFADEGMSGIDPRYVINRISSTIIRKEVKSINALDVLRSLKEGLDQHPSITDELRDKYLNYISLARKEYDELAKKEVQKAFVYSYEESAKTLMDNYLDNVEAYCNKSKLRDPLTGEEINPDEKLMRSIEEQIGISENAKRAFREEILIRISAFARKGKRFDYNSHGRLREAIQKKLFADLKDVVKITTSSVTPDEQQLKKINEVVARLIDEHGYNSTSANELLRYVGSLLNR; via the coding sequence ATGGGAATCTTAGATAAAGTTGCTAGGTATCGTGAGGAAGAAGAGAAGTTAAAGTGGGAAGGTACCTTTGCTGAGTATTTGGAACTTGTGAAAGAAAAGCCATGGATTGCTCAATCGGCCCATTCACGGGTGTACAATATGATTAAAGATGCAGGTGTGGAAGAAGTTGATGGTGTAAAAAAATATAACTTTTTCAGTCATCAATTGTACGGTTTAGAAACGGCACTAGAACGACTTGTAGAGGAATATTTTCATCCAGCAGCTAAACGGCTCGACGTACGAAAAAGGATTCTATTATTGATGGGGCCAGTAAGTGGCGGGAAATCGACATTAGTAACAATGTTAAAACGTGGACTTGAGCAATATTCACGGACAGACCGCGGTGCTGTATATGCGATTAAAGGTTGTCCGATGCATGAGGATCCACTTCATTTAATTCCACCACATTTACGAGAAGAATTTTATGAAGAATATGGAATTCGTGTGGAGGGAAATCTTTCCCCACTAAATACGATGCGCCTCGAACAAGAATACGGTGGAAGAATTGAAGATGTCTTAGTTGAACGGATCTTTTTCTCTGAAGATCGCCGTGTAGGTATTGGTACGTTTAGTCCATCAGATCCGAAATCCCAAGATATCGCTGATTTAACAGGAAGTATCGATTTTTCAACAATTGCTCAATACGGTTCTGAATCAGATCCACGTGCATACCGGTTTGATGGGGAGCTAAATAAGGCAAATCGTGGAATGATGGAGTTCCAAGAAATGTTAAAATGTGATGAAAAATTCCTATGGCATCTTCTTTCTTTAACACAGGAAGGAAATTTTAAAGCTGGACGTTTCGCACTTATTTCAGCTGATGAATTAATTGTCGCCCACACGAATGAAACTGAGTATCGTTCCTTTATTTCTAATAAGAAAAATGAAGCTTTACACTCGAGAATTATTGTCATGCCGATTCCTTACAATTTAAAAGTTTCCGAGGAAGAAAAGATTTATGAAAAAATGATTCGAGAAAGTGATGTAAGTGATGTTCATATTGCTCCACACACATTAAAAATAGCTGCGATGTTCACTATTTTAACGAGATTAAAAGAACCGAAACGGGGCGATGTAGATTTAATTAAAAAAATGCGGCTCTATGATGGTCAAAATGTGGAAGGCTTTAGTCAAGTCGATGTGGAAGAGATGAAACGGGAATTTGCAGATGAAGGAATGAGCGGTATCGATCCACGTTATGTCATTAATCGAATTTCCTCCACAATTATTCGTAAAGAAGTAAAATCAATTAATGCCCTGGATGTTTTACGTTCGTTAAAAGAAGGGCTTGATCAACATCCGTCAATCACAGATGAATTAAGAGACAAATATTTGAACTATATTTCGTTAGCGCGGAAGGAATATGATGAGTTGGCGAAAAAGGAAGTACAAAAGGCATTCGTTTATTCGTATGAGGAGTCGGCAAAAACATTAATGGATAATTATCTAGATAATGTTGAGGCATACTGCAATAAGTCAAAACTACGTGACCCATTAACTGGTGAAGAAATTAACCCGGATGAAAAATTAATGCGGTCCATTGAAGAACAAATTGGCATTTCCGAAAATGCGAAGAGAGCTTTTAGAGAGGAAATTTTAATTCGTATTTCTGCTTTTGCCCGAAAAGGAAAACGATTTGACTATAACTCTCATGGTCGACTACGTGAAGCCATTCAAAAGAAATTGTTTGCTGATTTGAAAGATGTTGTAAAAATAACGACGTCTTCAGTTACGCCTGATGAGCAACAATTGAAGAAAATTAATGAAGTTGTTGCAAGATTGATTGATGAACATGGGTATAATTCTACATCTGCTAATGA
- the queG gene encoding tRNA epoxyqueuosine(34) reductase QueG, translating to MDYKLLKQEIIDYAKTIGIDKIGFATAEPFSTLKTRLIRQQELNYQSGFEESDIEKRTNPALLFDNPQSIISIAVAYPTKMLEHVRGKKGERRGLFARASWGEDYHTVLRDRLNKLEQFITAKIDGARCKSMVDTGELSDRAVAERAGIGWSGKNCAIITPEFGSFVYLGEMITNIPFEPDTPIENLCGSCNKCIEACPTGALVGPGQINAKICISYLTQTKDFLPEQYRNVIGNRLYGCDTCQMVCPYNRGVDFHFHEELEPDPEIAKPLLKPLLDMSNREFKEKFGHVAGAWRGKKPIQRNAIIAIGHFKDETALYELEHVLKKDPRPVIRGTAAWALGKIGTDESKQILITAKEKEQDEKVIHEITSALGKIETETK from the coding sequence GTGGATTACAAATTATTAAAACAAGAAATCATTGACTATGCTAAAACGATTGGGATTGATAAAATTGGATTTGCCACAGCAGAACCTTTTTCAACATTAAAAACACGACTTATTCGTCAACAAGAACTAAACTACCAATCTGGGTTTGAAGAATCTGATATTGAGAAGCGGACGAATCCAGCCCTCCTGTTTGACAACCCCCAATCCATTATATCTATTGCCGTAGCGTATCCAACAAAAATGTTAGAACATGTTCGAGGAAAAAAAGGTGAACGAAGAGGCTTATTTGCCAGAGCTTCCTGGGGTGAAGATTATCATACAGTATTACGCGACCGGTTAAATAAACTTGAACAATTTATTACAGCCAAAATTGACGGTGCACGATGTAAATCCATGGTAGATACAGGGGAATTATCTGATCGTGCTGTTGCAGAACGTGCAGGCATCGGTTGGAGCGGAAAAAATTGTGCCATTATTACTCCTGAATTTGGTTCATTTGTTTACTTAGGTGAAATGATTACAAATATTCCATTTGAACCGGATACACCAATTGAAAACTTATGTGGTTCGTGCAATAAATGTATTGAAGCATGTCCGACCGGTGCCCTTGTTGGTCCAGGACAAATTAATGCAAAAATTTGTATCTCCTATTTAACTCAAACTAAAGACTTTTTACCTGAACAATATCGAAACGTCATTGGTAATCGTTTATATGGTTGTGACACATGTCAAATGGTTTGTCCATATAATCGAGGGGTTGACTTTCATTTTCATGAAGAGCTCGAACCAGATCCTGAAATTGCAAAACCATTATTAAAGCCTTTATTAGATATGAGTAATCGAGAGTTTAAAGAAAAATTTGGCCATGTTGCAGGAGCTTGGCGAGGGAAAAAACCAATTCAACGAAATGCCATTATTGCTATTGGTCATTTTAAAGATGAAACGGCGCTATATGAATTGGAACATGTTTTAAAAAAGGATCCCCGTCCTGTCATTCGAGGCACAGCTGCTTGGGCGCTAGGAAAAATTGGTACGGATGAATCAAAACAAATTTTAATAACAGCAAAAGAAAAAGAACAAGATGAGAAAGTAATACATGAAATTACTTCAGCACTGGGAAAAATTGAGACAGAGACAAAATAA
- a CDS encoding amidase domain-containing protein produces the protein MIDQLQRLLEQRVNQCVDAKANDCLKIERKKSCLQSRNGEIVKAKATGKIMEKTTDGDHTDIHYHVHFQYLIKQEKRFYIEEEVERRKAKFYKGTLLTDEELPEVYTIEVPELKLDRHEDLERITYYYDRRKAVQYAERWWNDYNPAYHKFTDDCTNYISQCLRAGGAPMRGFSNRSSGWWYDGNSWSYSWSIAHSFRWYLGTSKVGLRANEVQDPRELQLGDIICYDFEGDGRFNHSTIVTAKDAYGMPLVNAHTSNSRMRYWSYEDSSAYTENIDYRFFKIVDDY, from the coding sequence ATGATTGACCAGCTTCAAAGATTATTAGAACAACGTGTAAATCAATGTGTCGATGCTAAAGCGAACGATTGTTTGAAAATCGAGCGAAAAAAATCATGCTTACAAAGTCGTAATGGTGAAATTGTTAAAGCGAAGGCAACCGGAAAAATAATGGAAAAAACTACTGACGGGGACCATACGGATATTCATTATCATGTTCATTTTCAATACTTAATTAAACAAGAGAAAAGGTTTTATATTGAAGAAGAGGTTGAAAGGCGGAAAGCAAAATTTTACAAAGGTACGCTTTTAACAGATGAAGAACTACCTGAAGTATATACCATTGAGGTTCCAGAGTTGAAACTTGACCGCCATGAAGACTTGGAACGAATAACGTATTATTACGATCGGAGAAAAGCTGTACAATATGCGGAACGTTGGTGGAATGATTACAATCCAGCCTATCATAAATTTACCGATGACTGTACGAATTACATTTCTCAATGTTTGCGAGCTGGAGGGGCACCGATGAGGGGATTTTCCAACCGTTCTAGTGGTTGGTGGTATGATGGAAATAGTTGGAGCTATAGTTGGTCAATAGCCCATTCATTTCGATGGTATTTAGGTACTTCGAAAGTCGGCCTACGTGCTAATGAAGTTCAAGATCCAAGAGAGCTACAACTTGGCGATATTATATGTTATGATTTTGAAGGTGATGGTCGTTTTAACCACTCAACGATTGTGACCGCAAAAGATGCTTATGGAATGCCCTTAGTCAACGCTCATACGTCAAATAGTCGGATGCGTTACTGGTCCTATGAAGACTCATCGGCGTACACGGAAAATATAGACTATCGATTTTTTAAAATTGTTGATGATTATTAG
- a CDS encoding NAD(P)/FAD-dependent oxidoreductase, whose amino-acid sequence MKEDTQVYDITVIGGGPTGLFTAFYGGMRKATVKIIESLPQLGGQLTALYPEKFIYDVAGFPKVRARELVDNLTEQIKLFDPTIRLDQSVQSLERQEDGVIKLMTNKEVHYTKAVIITAGNGAFQPRRLDLDNAKAYEGKNLHYYINDMNYFKGKKVVIFGGGDSAVDWALMLEPIAEKVTIVHRRDKFRAHEHSVDNMRNSNVEIKTPFVPVELIGDGEKVNQVVLQVVKGEETETIDVDDVIVNYGFVSSLGPIKDWGLEIEKNSIVVNSKMETNIPGVYACGDICTYDGKVKLIATGFGEAPVAVSNAKKYIDPTARIQPMHSTAMFD is encoded by the coding sequence TTGAAAGAAGATACACAAGTTTATGATATAACAGTAATTGGTGGTGGACCAACCGGTTTATTCACTGCATTTTATGGTGGCATGCGTAAAGCCACGGTAAAAATTATCGAAAGCTTACCCCAACTTGGTGGACAATTAACAGCTCTTTATCCTGAGAAGTTTATATACGATGTGGCAGGATTCCCTAAAGTTCGTGCTCGTGAATTAGTGGACAACTTAACCGAACAAATAAAACTATTCGACCCAACGATCCGGTTAGATCAATCCGTCCAAAGTTTAGAACGGCAAGAAGATGGCGTCATTAAATTAATGACAAATAAAGAGGTCCACTATACGAAAGCAGTCATTATAACCGCTGGAAATGGTGCGTTCCAACCAAGAAGATTAGATCTCGATAACGCGAAAGCATATGAAGGAAAAAACTTGCATTACTATATTAACGACATGAATTACTTTAAAGGTAAAAAAGTTGTTATTTTTGGTGGTGGTGATTCAGCAGTTGACTGGGCTTTAATGTTAGAACCAATTGCGGAAAAAGTAACGATTGTTCATCGGAGGGACAAGTTCCGCGCCCATGAACATAGCGTTGACAATATGCGAAATTCGAATGTCGAAATTAAAACACCGTTCGTACCTGTTGAGTTAATTGGTGATGGTGAAAAAGTGAATCAAGTGGTCTTACAAGTGGTAAAAGGCGAAGAAACGGAGACCATTGATGTAGATGATGTCATTGTCAACTACGGTTTTGTTTCATCCCTAGGTCCAATTAAAGACTGGGGTTTGGAAATTGAGAAAAATTCAATTGTTGTCAACTCAAAAATGGAAACAAATATTCCAGGTGTGTATGCTTGCGGAGATATTTGTACATATGACGGTAAGGTGAAATTAATTGCAACCGGTTTTGGTGAAGCCCCTGTCGCCGTAAGCAATGCGAAAAAATATATTGACCCTACTGCAAGAATTCAACCAATGCATAGCACGGCCATGTTTGACTAA
- a CDS encoding leucyl aminopeptidase, with translation MFTIEKTYKKENVAEVLSIGIFEEPEKFSHLEDKLDEVLQEQLKELSSAGDISSKKRTVSIIPTLGLSGTKRLAFVGLGKKKKLTKEVLRESFGKLVQSIHRKKLTAVSILLDSFVTEAISVEKVASLFGEAFALALYNFPGYKQRANIPETKINAITVYTEGERDTVEQALKAGYIYGCATNSARTLVNTPPNLLTSTDLANYAKELAERYQFEVEILDKQEMIELGMGALLAVNQGSDEPPKMIVLKYQGKEEWTDVIGLVGKGITYDTGGYSLKPRVSMVGMKTDMGGAAAVFGAMEIVGELRPKQNVVAVIPSTDNMVNGKGFKPDDVITSLSGKTIEVTNTDAEGRLVLADGLTYAKQHGANYLVDVATLTGGVITALGSDKTGAMTNNEDFYGKVLEASKETDEMIWLLPITEKDKEKVRKSKIADLDNSPSREGHAIMGGAFIGEFAENTPWVHLDIAGTATVNGAHDLGPSGATGVMVRTLAKLIETFEPSK, from the coding sequence ATGTTTACAATTGAAAAAACTTATAAAAAAGAGAATGTAGCTGAAGTTTTAAGTATTGGCATTTTTGAAGAACCAGAAAAGTTTTCGCATTTAGAAGACAAGTTGGACGAGGTACTACAAGAACAATTAAAAGAATTATCTAGTGCTGGAGATATTTCATCAAAGAAACGAACAGTATCAATCATTCCTACTTTAGGCTTAAGCGGTACGAAACGTCTTGCATTTGTAGGTTTAGGGAAGAAAAAAAAGCTAACAAAAGAAGTGTTACGTGAAAGTTTTGGGAAATTGGTTCAATCAATCCATCGAAAAAAATTAACAGCTGTATCAATTCTTCTCGATTCTTTTGTAACAGAGGCCATATCGGTAGAAAAAGTAGCCAGTTTATTTGGTGAGGCTTTCGCATTGGCTCTTTATAACTTCCCGGGCTATAAGCAAAGAGCAAATATTCCAGAAACAAAAATTAATGCGATCACTGTTTATACAGAGGGTGAAAGGGATACAGTTGAGCAAGCGCTTAAAGCTGGATATATTTATGGATGTGCAACAAACTCAGCAAGAACGCTTGTAAATACTCCGCCGAACTTATTAACATCAACGGATTTGGCAAATTATGCGAAGGAATTAGCAGAGCGTTATCAATTTGAAGTAGAAATCCTTGATAAGCAAGAAATGATTGAACTTGGTATGGGGGCATTACTTGCAGTAAACCAAGGATCCGACGAACCACCGAAAATGATTGTTTTAAAATATCAAGGAAAAGAAGAATGGACAGATGTCATCGGTCTTGTTGGGAAAGGAATTACATACGATACAGGTGGTTACTCACTTAAACCACGTGTCAGCATGGTTGGTATGAAAACGGATATGGGTGGAGCGGCTGCTGTTTTTGGTGCAATGGAAATTGTGGGTGAATTAAGACCAAAACAAAATGTCGTTGCCGTTATACCTTCCACAGATAATATGGTGAATGGAAAAGGATTTAAACCAGATGATGTCATTACATCTTTAAGTGGAAAAACGATAGAAGTTACAAATACCGATGCAGAAGGACGACTTGTTCTTGCAGATGGGCTTACATACGCAAAACAACACGGAGCAAACTACCTTGTAGATGTAGCGACGTTAACAGGTGGAGTCATTACTGCACTAGGTTCGGATAAAACTGGGGCAATGACAAACAATGAAGATTTTTATGGTAAAGTGTTGGAAGCGTCAAAAGAAACAGATGAAATGATTTGGCTCTTACCAATTACAGAAAAAGATAAAGAAAAAGTTCGTAAAAGTAAAATCGCGGATCTTGATAATTCACCATCCCGTGAAGGTCATGCCATAATGGGCGGGGCATTTATTGGAGAATTTGCAGAAAATACACCTTGGGTTCACCTCGACATTGCAGGAACCGCAACAGTAAATGGAGCACATGACCTTGGTCCGTCTGGTGCAACAGGTGTTATGGTCCGCACACTCGCTAAACTTATAGAAACATTCGAACCAAGTAAATAA